One genomic region from bacterium encodes:
- a CDS encoding acetyl-CoA acetyltransferase: MTLRDRVAIAGIGCTPYSKDSGVSTLTLATRAIMAALDDAGLPPDALDGIATYRVGDSVLPAVVAQSLGLRDPRYFVDQFGGGSVSHAVVGQAALAIAAGVAETVVCYRALNARSEFRMGGTGRPLVDAVETQYQAPYGYFVPPQQFAMAARAHMERYGTTEEQLGHVAVQQRANAAKNERAMMRAPIELADHLASRPVVEPFRLLDCCLETDGAVAILLTTPERARDLKKHPVSISGAAWGGGQTLYSNQQPDTTTTSAADLAPRLFEMAGVGQQDIDVAQLYDCFTYSVIVQLEDYGFCPKGEGGPFVESGATRSDGALPVNTHGGFLSEGYVHGLNHVYECVSQLRGEAGARQVEGAEIGLSTAQPGYVAGNASALILRRDA; the protein is encoded by the coding sequence TTGACGTTGCGCGACCGGGTCGCGATCGCCGGGATCGGTTGCACGCCCTACTCGAAGGACTCGGGCGTCAGCACCCTCACCCTCGCGACGCGCGCGATCATGGCCGCGCTCGACGACGCGGGGCTCCCGCCGGACGCCCTCGACGGGATCGCGACCTACCGGGTCGGCGATTCGGTGCTCCCGGCGGTGGTCGCCCAGTCCCTCGGCCTCCGCGACCCCCGCTACTTCGTCGACCAGTTCGGCGGCGGCAGCGTCTCCCACGCGGTCGTAGGACAGGCGGCCCTCGCCATCGCCGCCGGCGTCGCGGAAACCGTCGTCTGCTACCGCGCGCTCAACGCCCGCTCCGAGTTCCGCATGGGCGGAACGGGACGCCCGCTCGTCGACGCCGTCGAGACCCAGTACCAGGCGCCTTACGGCTACTTCGTGCCCCCCCAGCAGTTCGCGATGGCGGCGCGCGCCCACATGGAGCGCTACGGCACGACCGAGGAACAGCTCGGCCACGTCGCCGTCCAGCAGCGGGCGAACGCGGCGAAGAACGAGCGCGCGATGATGCGCGCGCCGATCGAGCTCGCCGACCATCTCGCGTCGCGACCCGTCGTCGAGCCTTTCCGCCTGCTCGATTGCTGCCTCGAGACCGACGGGGCGGTCGCGATCCTGCTGACGACCCCCGAGCGCGCGCGGGACCTGAAGAAGCACCCCGTCTCGATCAGCGGAGCCGCCTGGGGCGGCGGCCAGACGCTGTACTCGAACCAACAGCCGGACACGACGACGACGTCGGCGGCCGACCTGGCCCCTCGGCTCTTCGAGATGGCGGGCGTCGGACAGCAGGACATCGACGTCGCCCAGCTCTACGACTGCTTCACCTACTCGGTGATCGTGCAGCTCGAGGACTACGGCTTCTGTCCCAAGGGAGAGGGCGGCCCCTTCGTCGAGAGCGGCGCGACGCGATCGGACGGCGCGCTCCCGGTGAACACCCACGGCGGCTTCCTCTCGGAGGGCTACGTCCACGGGCTGAATCACGTCTACGAGTGCGTGTCCCAGCTCCGCGGCGAGGCCGGCGCGCGCCAGGTCGAAGGCGCCGAGATCGGACTCTCCACGGCCCAGCCGGGCTACGTCGCCGGAAACGCCTCGGCGCTGATCCTGCGGAGGGACGCATGA